In Mercurialis annua linkage group LG6, ddMerAnnu1.2, whole genome shotgun sequence, the following are encoded in one genomic region:
- the LOC126653520 gene encoding rho GTPase-activating protein 2, protein MAGLVMVTKGGGCGGGGGGAARGGRGTAKGNSEEEQNQLSMIAILVAAIRKSLVSCRFEEREDVMPNNSPVHHQHHMEIGWPTNVQHIAHVTFDRFNGFLGLPVEFQVEIPCRVPSASVSVFGVSAESMQCTYDSKGNSVPTILLLMQEKLYSQGGIKAEGIFRINPENGQEELVRDQLNRGIVPDDIDVHCLAGLIKAWFRELPSGVLDGLSPEQVLQCNTEDESVELVKQLKPTESALLNWAIDLMADVVQEEESNKMNARNIAMVFAPNMTQMSDPLTALMHAVQVMNFLKTLITKTIREREESASGGYSPMSSHSSGQQTDEDFDSHQEMETSGELRHQPSDYDDNAHYSAGSDDDADDGDDDDEVESLTEIEECFLRQFNDMKSACNNFVNQIESAISYTDSKVENSSAATSDGEDSRGSTVDVEQKIDRRRPSSDECRSSNDVEMLDKLA, encoded by the exons ATGGCAGGTCTAGTAATGGTGACCAAAGGTGGTGGCTGCGGCGGCGGCGGAGGCGGCGCTGCTAGAGGAGGAAGAGGGACAGCAAAAGGGAACAGTGAAGAAGAGCAAAATCAGCTGTCAATGATAGCAATTTTGGTAGCTGCTATAAGGAAATCACTGGTGTCATGTCGTTTTGAAGAGAGAGAAGATGTGATGCCTAATAATAGTCCAGTTCATCATCAACATCATATGGAGATTGGTTGGCCGACAAATGTTCAACATATTGCTCATGTTACGTTCGATCGGTTCAATGGGTTTTTGGGTTTGCCGGTTGAGTTTCAAGTTGAGATTCCTTGTCGGGTTCCTAGTGCTAG TGTCAGTGTGTTTGGTGTCTCAGCAGAATCAATGCAATGCACTTATGATTCAAAAGGAAACAGTGTCCCAACTATTCTCTTACTAATGCAGGAAAAGCTTTACTCACAAGGTGGTATAAAG GCAGAAGGTATTTTTCGGATCAACCCAGAAAACGGCCAGGAGGAGCTTGTGAGAGATCAGCTGAACAGGGGAATTGTGCCAGATGATATTGATGTACATTGCTTGGCAGGACTTATAAAAGCCTGGTTTCGAGAGCTTCCGTCGGGTGTGCTGGACGGGCTTTCCCCTGAACAAGTTCTTCAATGCAATACAGAAGATGAAAGTGTTGAGCTTGTAAAGCAGCTAAAGCCAACAGAATCTGCATTGCTCAATTGGGCTATTGATCTCATGGCTGATGTTGTGCAGGAAGAAGAGTCCAACAAAATGAACGCTAGGAATATTGCAATGGTCTTTGCTCCAAACATGACTCAG ATGTCTGATCCATTGACAGCACTTATGCATGCTGTACAAGTAATGAACTTTCTCAAGACTCTAATCACAAAAACAATACGAGAACGCGAAGAATCCGCTTCCGGAGGATATTCACCCATGTCTTCTCATTCATCTGGTCAGCAAACAGATGAAGATTTCGATAGTCACCAAGAGATGGAAACAAGTGGTGAGCTGAGACACCAACCATCGGACTATGATGATAATGCCCATTACAGCGCTGGCAGTGATGATGATGCCGATGacggtgatgatgatgatgaagtcGAGTCATTGACGGAGATAGAAGAATGCTTCTTGAGGCAATTCAATGATATGAAAAGTGCTTGCAATAATTTCGTTAACCAAATAGAATCTGCAATCTCGTATACAGATAGCAAAGTCGAAAATTCAAGTGCAGCTACAAGCGACGGTGAAGACTCTAGAGGAAGTACGGTTGATGTAGAACAAAAGATTGATCGAAGAAGACCATCATCAGACGAATGCCGAAGCTCTAATGATGTAGAGATGCTCGACAAATTAGCTTAA
- the LOC126687882 gene encoding E3 ubiquitin-protein ligase SINA-like 10: protein MSDNIVRSFNLEVMDCPICCEPLIPPIIQVYFLQCENGHTTCSTCSVKVKNCHSCTLPIGSMRNRAMEAVVEAVTVFCQNKIYGCTESFSYDAKTKHEKYCSFVACSCPVPDCTVKGSSKMIYGHCKEMHTDSFIPFHFGRRFDVSLNLDDRGLLLQEDTSDTVFVLNNTTSSYGNIITMFCLGPMSNGRCPYDIEIKFTESSVDRFHSSTKNFQDTNSYYRSLTGLLIDSSDRDFFPDGLVKMELCVCRSWELGSEDDI from the exons atgTCTGATAATATAGTTCGTTCATTTAATCTTGAAGTTATGGATTGCCCCATCTGCTGCGAACCGTTAATTCCTCCAATTATTCAGG TTTATTTTCTTCAGTGTGAGAATGGCCACACAACTTGCAGCACATGCTCTGTGAAGGTTAAAAATTGCCATTCTTGCACTTTGCCCATAGGATCAATGAGAAATCGGGCGATGGAAGCGGTCGTGGAGGCTGTTACAGTGTTTTGCCAGAACAAAATTTATGGATGCACTGAAAGCTTCAGTTACGACGCAAAGACAAAACACGAGAAGTACTGTTCCTTCGTAGCGTGTTCATGCCCGGTTCCAGACTGCACCGTCAAAGGGTCGTCCAAAATGATTTATGGTCACTGCAAAGAGATGCATACAGATTCTTTTATACCATTTCATTTTGGACGTAGATTCGATGTTTCTCTGAACTTGGATGATAGGGGCTTACTTCTCCAAGAGGACACATCAGACACTGTGTTTGTTCTGAACAACACAACGTCTTCTTATGGGAATATTATAACTATGTTTTGTCTGGGACCAATGTCAAACGGACGCTGCCCTTATGACATCGAAATAAAATTTACTGAATCCTCCGTTGACAGGTTTCATTCTTCTACGAAGAATTTTCAAGACACCAACAGTTACTACCGTTCGTTGACAGGGTTACTTATTGATAGCAGTGATCGTGATTTTTTTCCTGACGGGTTGGTAAAGATGGAGCTTTGTGTATGTCGATCATGGGAGCTTGGTTCGGAGGATGACATATAA
- the LOC126688041 gene encoding uncharacterized protein LOC126688041 — protein MENFWSFYSKQQTNTKKSVDLSSCLLVEASGDSEVDFQSDPNLPFFKFDDDDAESWSCDVSDCSCAEIRAEAYVNGGVLDFRNNVKEQNQEEKFKDEDDEVRFYQKWVDQKSCVSEESTNEPINEMERNKLFWEACLAS, from the coding sequence atggaaaatttCTGGTCTTTTTATTCAAAACAACAAACCAACACTAAAAAGAGTGTTGATTTGTCATCTTGTTTGCTTGTAGAAGCCTCTGGTGATTCTGAAGTTGATTTTCAATCTGATCCTAATCTACCCTTTTTCAaatttgatgatgatgatgcgGAATCTTGGAGCTGTGATGTTTCAGATTGTTCCTGTGCTGAAATTAGAGCAGAAGCTTATGTTAATGGCGGTGTTCTTGATTTTAGGAATAATGTTAAAGAGCAAAATCAAGAAGAGAAATTTaaagatgaagatgatgagGTTCGGTTTTATCAGAAATGGGTTGATCAGAAATCTTGTGTTTCTGAAGAATCAACTAATGAACCCATTAATGAAATGGAAAGGAATAAGCTTTTCTGGGAGGCTTGTTTGGCTTCTTGA